tgcctgcgggaaccaggatcgctaaaatattaactgcaatattaaatacataattacatgtatgttttcattttaaattccaTGGCTATTCACGTCAATCTTCAATGTAATCTACAATGCTACAGAAACCTCCTAAAACTTTCATTTTCACACCTACAACCGTCTGTGTAATAAGAATGGCttgaaacattttcattttaatgtgtttttatttcgaAAATAAAGtcaattgtgttttttcttttaaagcttaTCAAAAAATGCTGGCACCATAACCCTGCTATGAGGCCTGCATTCGAGCAGGTTAGGAAGATGCTGGACAGGATGAATCCTCACAAAGTGAGCCCCGTGGACATGATGATGAACCTGGTAGGTGTTCTCTGCAGCCTCCCTCCTATCTTATACCTGTAGTAAAAGTCAGGCTTACATTAAAAAGCCTTCCTTTCACCCTTCCGAAATGGCTGCCTGAGACTACAATTAGCATGGCATTTACATTTAGAGTATAGCAAAAGCAATCTGAAACCAAGTCCTAATAACGGTACTCTGCTGCCTGGAATAGGTAACACTACTTAATACAACTGTAAGCTTTGATTTACCAGAGACTCTGAATGTGTTAGGAAGTAATCTCACGATCAATAAAAAGCAGTTTTGTCGTAATGTACAGTATGGTCCATTTAATGTCTTCTGTATGCTGCAGTTCAGTGGACATCATACATCTCCAGGAATATGCGAGCTGTTGACAACTGCATTAAAACAGCAAATACTTTAACTAGAGTAAGACTTCCTCTCTCATCTTCACATACTTTAATTTTTTGTCCTCAGTCTACTTTTTCATACCACTGTTCTCTCCTGCAGTAGAGGGTTACAGAATTACTCATTTTCTGATGCCCAGTTTAATTATTTGGTGcttaaccccccaccccccattggAAGAGAGAGCAGCTCAACTGTGTGCTCAAATGCATTGTCTTTCTCCATCATAGATGGAAAAATACAGTAAGCACTTGGAAGCAATTGTAGCAGAGAGGACCCAGGATCTTCTTCAGGAGAAACAGAAGACAGATCGTTTGCTGTACAGTAAGATATTAAACAGTTTGTCTTTTATCTCTCTGATTTTCAAAATATAGCCGCAGTACACTGCTATCATCAGTGCAGCTAATGGTCCACAGATTAGCTCCGATGTGATCTGCATACTTAATCATCACTTTAttaccccagtgtataggtattACCAGCTACTTATCAGATGTTATTTACTTATTAATACAGCTTGTCAGCTCAAAATAGCTAAATCATAGTATCATATTCACATGGGTAATTTACTGTATAACTAATTAGCTATAGCCTAAGCTGTATTACAGGACTGCATATAATTTTAATCAACTGCACCCATACATTTATGTTGCATATTAGCTGTGTTTAAAATGTGACAGGCATTTGGAAAGTGTCAAGAAAATAGTGTTGCCTGTCcagaatatttaataaatacagctgGGTTAGTACCACAATACTGTCTGGAAATGCGATGTAGTGCTTTATAAAAGCGAAGCACTGCTATTCTTAGACCACTAGAGGGTGTTCCAGCAGCACAGCATGTTGCGCTGTACTGTCCTATGAGTATTCCGATTTTTACATAGTGGTCCACTACGCATTTCAAATCCGTAGTGACAGATTTATGAAACATGGAGGGCATTTTGTGACACCATTGGGAAACAAGTAATGCTTTTCCTACATTGAAGTGTTTCAGATTCTGAAAGCAGAAGAATTGGTTTATTCTGTTTGTTATCCATTGAAATCCgttgctgctcttcagttctcttACTTCTATTAAGACACTTTgcctgatctagcctatgttacatatatatatggcaggcaactagaactgaagagcagctccagaaGGCGAAAgagccttaacacagacttagctaaaaaacaaaacagtatttgagtaattgcaattgAAACCACAGAATGACTCAAACATCACACAAAGGAGGGGTAAAGCCACAAAATAACGAAGACAGttacattggaagctacctacTCCTTAATGTTAAATCACTGCCTAAATACATTTGCATAGCACAACCATGTTTGTTTAGGATATATGATCTTCTCTTTTAATATGTGCTCGTGAAATAAAACTGTTGCTGTTACTAGGCATGTTACCAAAACCAGTAGCGGATGACCTTCGTCAAGGACGTACAACAGAAGCTCAGAGCTACTCAAACGCGACGGTGTATTTCAGGCAGGTCCTCCAGTACTGTGGAAGTCATTGTTACTAGTTAGTTACTAGTTGTGCATGATGTGTTTGTTGTTGTGTGATAGACTGCGGTTGATTAACATTTGTATAGTTACTGTTTGTTGTTTGCACttccaaaaattaaaaaagagcctGAAAACACAACATTTCATACCAAAGAATCACCAGCAAaggcaacacattttaaatatacatgtgGACCAATACAGCTAGATGTCATTTTTGGGAGATACTTACATTGAAAGTAAATTCTGTTCACTCTGTTGTCAATGAAAGTCTATCTGTTTCCATTAGTGTTCTGCTAAGTTTTTCTCAGGGTAATAAAGTTGTGTTCTAATGGTCACCCAATAAACGTGTTGTCGTGTTTTGCTATTGCAGTGATATTGTGGGGTTTACTCAGCTCTCTGGGGCAAGCACCCCACATCAAGTTGTTGATTTCCTAAACAAACTCTACACCACATTTGATGATATTATTGACAATTACGACGTCTACAAAGTTGAGACAATTGGAGATGCATGTAAGTATTTTTATATTCAGATCTAGTTTGACACCACAGTTAATTGTGTATATAGGGATAGCTTGCTGCTTTACCAATGTGTTCTTGTCTGGAATTAACCTTTTCCCACAGGGGTCACGGTAGCTAGCCTTCAAAGCTTATAAACCTGGATGCACATTTACTATCTGTACAAAGAAGGCTTTTTGGTGCCCCTGTAGTTTTGCTTTTTTATGACATATGGGCTTTCTTGTAACCCTCTTACTGCTTCTTTCTTCAGATATGGTTGTTTCAGGGGTTCCCAATGAAAATGGCATTAACCACGCGGGGGAGATTGCCAGCATGGCACTGGATGTGGTTGAAGTTTGCTATGCCTTTGAAATCCCACACAAGCCTGACATGCAGCTGAAGATAAGGGCTGGCATTCATTCAGGTACCGGTACATTCGGCCATGTAATAATATCTGCTTGCATGTCTAATCAATGTGGGGAAGGGTTCTTACTATTTTCTCTACAGGGCCTGTGGTTGCTGGTGTAGTCGGGACAAAGATGCCTCGGTACTGTTTATTTGGAGATACAGTGAATACAGCATCAAGAATGGAATCCACAAGTGAAGGTACAGAAGCAAGCCTGGTTACTAGCTCTAGTTTATTGTACGTAGAACTGCTTCTTTTGACTTAGGgtaattaaaacaaactattatATTTGAATGAATCTGGTCCTGGAGTGTCTCACTTGGTAAAAGCCCAGCCgcttggtgtgcagggtgagtcatacagcacaggttcgcttcctggctgtgcaaagtcgctggtcttcgctggggattctgaagggagcgtCATATTGGCTCTGGCCCTCCCATTGGATAGGGGAGGCAaaactgtcagggactgtttctcctcatcgcgctacagcaaaccctgttgttcaggtgcccagtgagctcaaaagcggacacctgcagggctgacctttgtcctccagaggtcgggagctcactgacatctgctctagagttcctgggtgtaaaagaggaagctggcttggttgcgGGATCGGAGGACGTCCACTCAacattcagttctcctgagctgtgtggggaattgctacaCTGAGGGggaaaatgattggacattcAAATCGGGGAGAAAATAGggtgtaaaataattgggcactcacacactatgtgtatatatatatatatatatatatatatatatatatatatatatatatatatatatatatatatatatatatatatatattttttttttttttttttttatgaatcttTGCAgatcattatatatatgtatgtatatatatgtgtgtgtggtgtgtgtgtgtacagctatggtcaaaaagttttgcatcacctagaaaaactatatgaacataattgaggtcttttatttaacatcatgtaatcaaagaaactacaaagtgatattgcaaaagtctatcggaaaccataatagtatcACAGTAgcacaatatttcatttttacatttgtcagttttttgttaagtatatagaaaactacaaagtggtatgtaattcaatatgttaacgtaatattattcagcaggtttcatttgactttatgaagcaaaatgtgttaattctatagggtgatgcaaaacttggccatagctgtatgtcagTGCCTAAgttttaaacgttcataaaatgTAACCAAAATGCATGCCCCATATTGGCTTACTAAATAGCTAATATTAAAATAGGTTCTCATATCTTACATGAATATAGATTCATATTCATTAACCAAggtgtattgtttaattttgttCCTGAAAACATCCAGATTGAAAACTATACTCATTGGTTTTAAATCAAgcttaacagttttatttattagagcATGGCAATGTCGAATAATGCTTAGAATAGAAAACACTATTGGTCAACTATTCGTATCTTACAAGTTACAAGAACAAAGTTTCACGAGTTGGATGGGGCAAAACGCCCATGTTAAAAACATTGATAATACATACGATTTCCAAAggaattaaatttatttttaaactactgcCACCTGTGCGTATACAAGGCAGTAGTGattgaaaaaaaatgcatcttGCCCCACCCTACCCTGTTATTTCCATCATGtacctttgtttttaattattaactattttgaaagcacataataaacaatacattcagtTGTTTTATAGTTGCAGGCAAACTTATAGGCACTGGGTAACAAGAAGCTAGCACAGCATTTAGTctttaattacaatttttttgtgttttttgtcaatAATGATCTAAAAATATGTAGCCCTAAAGACAAGACATGAAAAAGAAGAGCACGGTATCAAGCATCCAGTAAATGGCACTGCTGGCAAAGCAACACTGATGACAGGACCAGTTCGTCTTTCCTTGCGATGTACAGTAGTTCTGAGTTATCTTAAAATAAGTTATAGGAACCCTGGAAGCCAC
The sequence above is drawn from the Acipenser ruthenus chromosome 12, fAciRut3.2 maternal haplotype, whole genome shotgun sequence genome and encodes:
- the LOC117416441 gene encoding atrial natriuretic peptide receptor 1-like, with translation MSGHPFVSCNRSAAGYSIILIEIATRCDLISVDTDPEKTDVLWRPPLPEMRNGKTDNDCPNQADYYELIKKCWHHNPAMRPAFEQVRKMLDRMNPHKVSPVDMMMNLMEKYSKHLEAIVAERTQDLLQEKQKTDRLLYSMLPKPVADDLRQGRTTEAQSYSNATVYFSDIVGFTQLSGASTPHQVVDFLNKLYTTFDDIIDNYDVYKVETIGDAYMVVSGVPNENGINHAGEIASMALDVVEVCYAFEIPHKPDMQLKIRAGIHSGPVVAGVVGTKMPRYCLFGDTVNTASRMESTSEAMKIQCSCSTGKLLKQLGGYILGLRGSLGVKGKGEMTTWWLEGKEVDCDARVTTLTPLENTPPYTVPGYLSN